Part of the Pseudomonas chlororaphis genome, TCCCGACGATGAAGCCGACCACCAGGCCCGCTACGACTAAACCGACATTACCGAAATCCATCAAACCCGTCTCAGCGCAACCGCGTGGAAAATCTGGCCGCGAGCATAGCGATTTTTCTTATAACCCCCTATATCGATGTGATCTATCTTTATTCCTTTTTTAACGGTCGCTATTGAACCGGCAGGAAGTTCAGGAACAGCAGGCTCTGGGCATAGTTGAGCCCGATCCGGCGATAGCGCTCGTCCAGCATCTGCGTCAACAGGTCCAACCGCGCGACAATTTTCCCGAACTCCACGGCAAAGCTCAGGTTGCTGCCTTCCTCCGAGATCTCGTTGGAGAACAGCAGCGGCTTGCCGTCCTTGCCTTGGCGCTGGCTCAGGATCCAGGTGGCTTTCTCGATGTTGCGCGCGGCATTGCTGACGAAGCGCGGGTCGATGCTATCGGTCATGTAGAACTCGAGGCGATTGCCATGGGCCGTGACCAGCATGCTGCCGATGGCATAGATGAAGGCCCCGACCCGGTCCCCGAGGAATTCCGGACTCATCGCATAGCTCAACGCCGCCAGATCCTTCTTGCCTCCCAGGGTCGGCAAGGGCTGCTGCTGCTCGATGGCCATGCGCACCTGTTTTTCAGCGGTACGAGCGTCGAGAAAGCCCGACTTGCGCAGTTCGTCGGGGTTGCGCAGGTACAACTTGCTCATCAACAGGTAAAGGCTTTGCAGGTTGTCATGCATCGCCAACGTCGCCATGCGGTCGACGCTGGTCTGCAGGAACTCCTGGGGACGGGTGTTACCCAACTGCGTGACCATGTCCTGGCCTTGCTGGTGGCTGCAGCCGCTGAGCAGGGCCAGCACACCGATCAACACTGCTGCGCTGCGTCGTCGCAACGCACGCATCGAATAAAAAGCACCGGCCATCGAATCTCGGTCTGGGCAGGGGGACGCGGCGGGGGTCGCCGCTTCCAGGCCATGGATAGAGCGACAAAAACCGTAAAAGTGCAGTGGACGGTGCAACACCGTCCTCTGAAGGAAATCTCCCAAACGTCAATTAGTCTTACTTTTTAATTGATAAATCCCAATTTATGGCTATAAATCCAGTTTCCATCGACAAATAGAAAGACTACTGAACAGCAAAGCCTTCATCGTCGTCCGACCAGTAACGGACTCGACCCGCGTTCAAAACAACAACAAAACAACAGGAAGGAAGGTCAAACCATGCTTGAATCCAGACATCTGCTCACGGCCCTCGGAGTGTCTCTGATGATCGCCACCTCTGCCTCCCAGGCCGCCGGCCTGACTCAACAGCGCGCAGCGTTCGGCAAGACCGACGACGGCACGGCCGTGGAAAAATTCGTGCTTCGCAACAGCCACGGCATGGAAGCCACGGTCATCACCTACGGCGGGATTCTCCAGTCGCTGATCGTGCCGGACAAACACGGCAAGCCCGCCGACGTGGTGCTCGGCTTCGACGATGTGCAGGGTTACCAGAAGAACGGCAACGTCTACTTCGGCGCAACCATCGGCCGCTTTGGCAACCGCCTGGCCGACGGGGCCTTCGAACTGGACGGCAAGCGTTATCAAGTGCCGCAGAACGACCACGGCAACGCGTTGCACGGTGGCCCGCAAGGGTTCGACAAGCGGGTATGGAAAGCCGAACCCCATGAGGGCAAGGATTCGGTGGGCGTGACCCTGACCTACCTGTCGGCGGACGGCGAGATGGGTTTTCCCGGCGCGCTGAAGACCGACGTCACCTACAGCCTCAACGAAAAGAACGAATTGCGCATCGAGTACAAGGCCACCACCGACAAGCCGACGGTGTTGAACCTGACCAACCACAGCTATTTCAACCTGGCCGGTGCCGGCAACGGTGACATCCTGAAACAGGTCGCCACCCTGCACGCAGCCCGCTACACCCCGGTGAACGGCAAGCTGATCCCCACCGGCGAACTGGCCCCCGTGGCCGGCACACCGATGGACTTCACCCAACCCACCGCCATTGGCACCCACATCAAGGCCGATCACCCACAACTCAAGTTCGCCGAACCGAAACAGGGCGGCTTTGACTTCAACTGGGTGCTGGACGCCAAGGGGGACGTGGGCAAACTCGCCGCCGATGCCTACGACCCGCAATCGGGACGCTACTTGCAGCTCTTTACCAGTGAGCCTGGCGTGCAGTTCTACACCGGCAACTTCCTTGATGGCACGATCAAGGGCAAGCAAGGCAAGGTCTACCCGCACTGGGGCGCCTTTACCCTGGAAACCCAGCACTACCCGGATGCGCCCAACCAGCCGAACTTCCCGTCGACGCGCCTTGATCCGGGCCAGACCTACACCCAGACCATGGTGCTGAAGTTCTCCACCAAGTAATCCCCCCGCTCGCCCCCATGGGTCCGGCTCAAGCCGCCAACCTGTGGGAGCGGGCTGGCTCGCGAAAGCGGTGGATCAGCTCGAATCGATTTTGGATGTACCGCCGTCTTCGCGGGCAAGCCCGCTCCCACAGGGAAGAGGCGTTGACCGCAACATTCGCCACCGCCTGAATCACCTTTGTGGGAGCGAACCTGCTCGCGAAGAGGTCGGCGCAGACAGACCGCTTCGCGAGCAGGCTCACTCCCACAGGCCTTGAACCCTTGGTCTATCCTGCTGCCACATGCCTGACGTTCAACCACACAGGAGACAGTCATGAAGACTCTGGAATTGGCCGGCGTATCCGTACCCGTGATCGGCCAAGGCACCTGGCACATGGGCGAGGAACCGTCCCAGCACAAGCAGGAAGTGGCCGCCCTGCGCCTGGGCATCGAACGGGGGATGACCCTGATCGACACCGCGGAAATGTACGCTGAAGGCGGCGCCGAGGCTGTCGTGGGCGAGGCGATCACCGGCCTGCGCGACCAGGTGTTCCTGGTGAGCAAGGTCTACCCCCACAATGCCAGTCGCAAAGGCATTCCTCTGGCCTGCGAACGCAGCTTGCGACGGCTCGACACTGACTACATCGACCTTTATCTGCTGCACTGGCGCGGGCAGTACCCGCTGGAGGAAACCGTCGAGGCTTTCGAGCGCCTGCGCGAGGAAGGCAAGATCGGCCACTGGGGTGTGTCGAACTTCGATGTCGCCGACCTCGAAGAACTGGCTGCGCCGGCCTGCGCCACCAACCAAGTGCTGTACAACCTGCAAGCACGCGGCATCGAATTCGACCTGCTGCCCTGGTGCCAACAGCGCAGCATGCCGATCATGGCCTACTGTCCGGTCGGCCAGGGCGGGCGCCTGCTCAAGGACAACACCCTGCGCCAGATCGCCGAGCGCCACGGCGCGACACCGGCGCAGATCGCGCTGGCCTGGCTCCTGCGCCAGGACAATGTCATTGCCATTCCCAAGGCGGTGCAGCCCGAGCACGTGCGGCTGAACGCCGAAGCGGCCGATCTGCAACTGGCCCCCCAGGACCTCGCGGCCCTGGACCTGACGTTTGCGCAACCCCAGGGCAAGCAGCGGCTGGCGATGGTTTGATTGGCGGGGCAATCGCGAGACACACAATAGCTCTGTGGCGAGGGGATTTATCCCCGATGGGGCGCGTAGCGCCCCCAAAGAACATCGCAGCCACCTACCAAATAGACGAGTGCTGCGCACTCGAACGGGGATAAATCCCCTCGCCACAGGGTCGGCAAACCAATGAACGTTCTCTAGAACAACCCCATCTGCCCACCCACCAACGTCGAGAAGTCATCGTCCACGAACGGCAGGATCGCGTCCGCCACCGGTTGTAGCTGCTTGCTCACGTAGTGGTCGTAATCGATCGGGGCGCTGCGGGCTTCCAGCGGTTCCGGGCCGGCGACGGTGATGACGTAGTTGATCCAGCCACCATTCTGGTATTGCCGCGGGCGGCCCTGGCGCTGGTTGAACTCGTCGGCCAGCCGCGCCGCACGCACGTGGGGCGGCACGTTGCGTTCGTAGTCGTCCAGCGGACGGCGCAGGCGTTTGCGGTAGACCAGGCGTTCGTCGAACGCGCCGGCCAGGGTCTGGCGCACGTAATCACGCACGTAATCCTGGTAAGGCTTGCGGTGGAAGATGCGCTCATACAACTCCTGCTGGAACTGCCGGGCCAGCAGCGACCAGTCGGTGCGCACGGTCTCCAGCCCCTTGTAGACGATTTCGTCATGGCCGTCGGCGCGGGTCACCAGCCCGGCGTAGCGTTTCTTGCTGCCCTCTTCCGCGCCGCGGATGGTCGGCATCAGGAAGCGCTTGAAGTGGGTTTCGAACTGCAACTCCAAGGCACTCTCCAGCCCGAACTCGTCACGCACCTGCTCGCGCCACCACTGGTTGACGTGTGCCACCAGTTCGCGGCCGATCTTCGCCGCTTCCTCCTGGCCATGGGCGCGCCGCAGCCAGACGAACGTGGAGTCGGTGTCGCCGTAGATCACCACGTGCCCCTGGGCTTCGATCAACTGTCGGGTGCGCTGCATGATCTGGTGGCCGCGCAAGGTGATGGACGAAGCCAGCCGCGGATCGAAGAAGCGACAGCCACTGGAGCCGAGCACGCCATAAAAGGCGTTCATGATGATTTTCAGGGCCTGGGACAGCGGGGCGTTGTGTTCGCGCTTGGCCGTCTCCCGGCCTTCGGCGACCCGCGCCACGATGGCCGGCAGGCAATGCCGGGTGCGGGAGAAGCGTGCTCCGCGAAAGCCCGGCACCGACTCGCGCTCGCCTGGGTGGCGCAGGCCTTCGATCAAGCCCACCGGGTCGATGAGGAAGGTGCGGATGATCGACGGGTACAGGCTCTTGTAGTCCAGCACCAGCACCGATTCGTAGAGCCCCGGTTGTGAATCCATGACAAAACCACCCGGACTGGCCTCAGGCGGGCGTTGTCCCAGGTTGGG contains:
- a CDS encoding lipoprotein, encoding MAGAFYSMRALRRRSAAVLIGVLALLSGCSHQQGQDMVTQLGNTRPQEFLQTSVDRMATLAMHDNLQSLYLLMSKLYLRNPDELRKSGFLDARTAEKQVRMAIEQQQPLPTLGGKKDLAALSYAMSPEFLGDRVGAFIYAIGSMLVTAHGNRLEFYMTDSIDPRFVSNAARNIEKATWILSQRQGKDGKPLLFSNEISEEGSNLSFAVEFGKIVARLDLLTQMLDERYRRIGLNYAQSLLFLNFLPVQ
- a CDS encoding aldose epimerase; this translates as MLESRHLLTALGVSLMIATSASQAAGLTQQRAAFGKTDDGTAVEKFVLRNSHGMEATVITYGGILQSLIVPDKHGKPADVVLGFDDVQGYQKNGNVYFGATIGRFGNRLADGAFELDGKRYQVPQNDHGNALHGGPQGFDKRVWKAEPHEGKDSVGVTLTYLSADGEMGFPGALKTDVTYSLNEKNELRIEYKATTDKPTVLNLTNHSYFNLAGAGNGDILKQVATLHAARYTPVNGKLIPTGELAPVAGTPMDFTQPTAIGTHIKADHPQLKFAEPKQGGFDFNWVLDAKGDVGKLAADAYDPQSGRYLQLFTSEPGVQFYTGNFLDGTIKGKQGKVYPHWGAFTLETQHYPDAPNQPNFPSTRLDPGQTYTQTMVLKFSTK
- a CDS encoding oxidoreductase; translation: MKTLELAGVSVPVIGQGTWHMGEEPSQHKQEVAALRLGIERGMTLIDTAEMYAEGGAEAVVGEAITGLRDQVFLVSKVYPHNASRKGIPLACERSLRRLDTDYIDLYLLHWRGQYPLEETVEAFERLREEGKIGHWGVSNFDVADLEELAAPACATNQVLYNLQARGIEFDLLPWCQQRSMPIMAYCPVGQGGRLLKDNTLRQIAERHGATPAQIALAWLLRQDNVIAIPKAVQPEHVRLNAEAADLQLAPQDLAALDLTFAQPQGKQRLAMV
- a CDS encoding DNA polymerase II (Has polymerase, DNA-binding and 3'-5' exonuclease activities. In Aeropyrum pernix this protein is sensitive to aphidicolin and stable at 95#C), which translates into the protein MVDLQQGFVLTRHWRDTPAGTEVEFWLATDAGPRRVRLPVQPSVAFVPQAQRDQLQDLLQGEKDIELRPLDLLDFQHRPVLGLYCQQHAQLMRLDTTLRRAGVEVFEADIRPPERYLMERFITAPVWFGGTPGADGLLLEAQMKPAPGYRPALRLVSLDIETTAQGDLYSIALEGCGERQVYMLGPPNGDDSSVDFQLEYCESRTLLLKKLNEWFARFDPDAIIGWNVVQFDLRVLHEHARRLAVPLRLGRGGEEMQWREHGARNNHFFASAAGRLIIDGIESLRSATWSFPSFSLENVAQTLLGEGKSIDNPYQRMDEINRMFAEDKPALARYNLKDCELVTRIFAKTELLTFLLERASVTGLPADRSGGSVAAFTHLYMPLMHRQGFVAPNLGQRPPEASPGGFVMDSQPGLYESVLVLDYKSLYPSIIRTFLIDPVGLIEGLRHPGERESVPGFRGARFSRTRHCLPAIVARVAEGRETAKREHNAPLSQALKIIMNAFYGVLGSSGCRFFDPRLASSITLRGHQIMQRTRQLIEAQGHVVIYGDTDSTFVWLRRAHGQEEAAKIGRELVAHVNQWWREQVRDEFGLESALELQFETHFKRFLMPTIRGAEEGSKKRYAGLVTRADGHDEIVYKGLETVRTDWSLLARQFQQELYERIFHRKPYQDYVRDYVRQTLAGAFDERLVYRKRLRRPLDDYERNVPPHVRAARLADEFNQRQGRPRQYQNGGWINYVITVAGPEPLEARSAPIDYDHYVSKQLQPVADAILPFVDDDFSTLVGGQMGLF